In Sander vitreus isolate 19-12246 chromosome 7, sanVit1, whole genome shotgun sequence, a genomic segment contains:
- the xpc gene encoding DNA repair protein complementing XP-C cells isoform X2, with product MAKRGGCAETEAYTKKLKQVLKAKSSGAKARTKKKDAANGHTEEQEKLERKVKPKPRGATKRASGNTSSTTSTTAPAVKTSKYFQSPVKEEETESEDDFDMVNSAAPAVTVNAKRTEREEEEEEEEDSEEDEDDWEEVEELSGPLGPVEPPEPVLPSQPLEIEIETPEIRKKQKRQAEFEMYLRRMMNRYKKDVLIDTHKVHLMCLIASGMFRSRLCSEPDLLAITLSLLPPHFSMVAKQRIDQNYLSGLLKWFRATFTLNPSLPCEERPDPRALLERRLASLSLRNHQEMTHLFLLVLRSLQLFCRLVLSLQPIPLKPPSAKGKGTRTSTGAPGKSNTSQQTSKTTSPEPKVSTGTKRPAGEGKINGDRGGKKAKTKDIKEETAKEKEKGKVITSGGQRPKNSKRRSVASKVSYKEESDSEAEKEEEGLSDEEDFQATSEEDSEDPERGAKSTKGKKKKSKAKVTNGKNTAAPKRRSGGGKKQVKDEEGKEWEEEEEDDEEEGEGTTGNRTKRRSGKKKDGPGADEWLEVYLEKTSSWVCVHVEHGVEMPHLCSQNATAPVTYVVSVDGDGFVKDLGRKYDPTWLTSSRKRRVDEDWWEETLEPFLGPEDERDRKEDKELQNKLLNKPLPISIVEYKNHLLYALKRHLLKYEAIYPSTATVLGYCRGELVYSRDCVHTLHSRDTWLKEARTVRLGEEPYKMVKGFSNRSRKARMATEQKDANDLALFGKWQTEEYQPPIAVDGKVPRNDYGNVYLFRPCMLPVGCVHLKLPNLHRVARKLNIDAAPAVTGFDFHGGYSHAV from the exons ATGGCAAAGCGGGGAGGGTGTGCAGAGACAGAGGCCTATACAAAGAAACTGAAGCAGGTGCTGAAGGCAAAGAGCAGCGGAGCAAAAGCGAGAACGAAGAAGAAAGATGCAG CTAATGGCCACACAGAGGAACAGGAGAAGCTCGAGAGGAAGGTCAAACCCAAACCACGGGGCGCCACAAAACGAGCATCAGGGAACACCTCATCCACCACATCCACAACTGCCCCAGCCGTCAAAACCAGTAAATACTTCCAGTCGccagtgaaggaggaggagactgAGAGTGAAGATGACTTTGACATGGTGAACTCAGCAGCACCTGCGGTTACGGTGAACGCcaagagaacagagagagaagaagaagaggaggaggaggaggacagtgAGGAAGACGAGGATGATTGGGAGGAAGTGGAAG AGCTTTCTGGGCCGCTGGGTCCAGTTGAACCACCAGAACCTGTCCTGCCCTCTCAGCCGCTTGAGATAGAGATCGAGACTCCAGAAATCAGGAAAAA GCAAaagaggcaggcagagtttgAAATGTATCTGAGGCGGATGATGAACCGATACAAGAAGGACGTGCTGATAGACACACACAAG GTCCACCTGATGTGTCTGATAGCCAGTGGGATGTTCCGCAGCCGCCTGTGCAGTGAACCAGACCTGCTGGCCATCACTCTGTCGCTGCTGCCCCCCCACTTCAGCATGGTCGCCAAGCAACGCATCGACCAAAACTACCTCTCTGGACTGCTTAAATG GTTTAGAGCAACGTTCACCCTCAACCCCAGTCTTCCCTGTGAGGAGCGTCCGGACCCCCGGGCTCTGCTGGAGAGGAGGCTGGCCAGCTTGTCGCTCAGAAACCACCAGGAGATGACTCAT CTGTTCCTGTTGGTCCTGAGGTCTCTGCAGCTCTTCTGCCGATTGGTTCTTTCTTTGCAGCCGATTCCTCTCAAACCCCCATCTGCCAAG GGCAAAGGGACTAGAACATCTACCGGTGCCCCAGGAAAAAGCAACACAAGCCAGCAAACCTCCAAGACTACCTCCCCTGAGCCAAAGGTCTCTACTGGCACCAAGAGACCAGCTGGAGAGGGGAAGATAaatggagacagaggaggaaagaaagcAAAGACAAAAGACATAAAAGAGGAGACTGcgaaggaaaaggaaaaggggAAGGTTATAACATCAGGAGGGCAAAGGCCAAAGAACTCTAAACGCCGCAGCGTCGCCTCAAAAGTCAGCTACAAGGAAGAAAGTGACAGTGAAgcagaaaaagaggaggaggggctTAGTGATGAGGAGGATTTTCAGGCGACCAGTGAGGAAGACAGTGAGGATCCAGAGAGAGGGGCTAAATCCACCAaggggaaaaagaagaagagcaaAGCCAAAGTGACCAACGGCAAGAACACTGCAGCTCCGAAGAGAAGGAGTGGTGGAGGGAAAAAACAGGTAAAAGACGAGGAGGGCAAAGagtgggaggaagaggaggaagatgatgaagaagaaggagaaggaacGACAGGCAACAGAACAAAGCGAAGGAGTGGAAAAAAGAAGGACGGGCCTGGAGCGGACGAGTGGTTGGAGGTGTATCTGGAGAAAACTTCCTCCTGGGTTTGCGTACATGTGGAACATGGTGTCGAGATGCCTCACCTCTGCTCCCAGAATGCAACAGCACCGGTGACGTACGTGGTGTCGGTGGACGGGGACGGCTTTGTGAAGGACCTGGGGAGGAAGTACGACCCCACCTGGTTGACATCGTCCAGGAAGAGACGAGTGGATGAAGATTGGTGGGAGGAAACGCTCGAGCCGTTTCTGGGACCTGAGGACGAGAGGGACAGAAAAGAGGACAAGgag CTCCAGAACAAGCTGCTGAACAAACCCCTGCCGATCTCAATAGTGGAGTATAAGAACCACCTGCTGTACGCCTTAAAGAGACACCTTCTGAAATATGAAGCTATCTACCCTTCAACAGCCACTGTACTGGGATACTGCAGGGGAGAGCTGGTGTACTCCAG GGATTGTGTGCACACGCTCCACTCCAGAGACACTTGGCTCAAAGAGGCGCGGACTGTCAGGCTAGGAGAGGAGCCATATAAG ATGGTGAAGGGTTTCTCTAATCGTTCCCGTAAAGCCAGGATGGCTACTGAGCAGAAGGATGCGAATGACCTGGCTCTGTTTGGAAAATGGCAGACTGAAGAGTACCAGCCTCCTATAGCTGTGGATGGGAAG GTTCCCCGTAACGACTACGGTAACGTCTACCTGTTTAGGCCCTGTATGTTACCGGTGGGCTGTGTTCACCTCAAGCTGCCCAACCTGCACCGCGTGGCAAGGAAGCTGAACATAGACGCAGCCCCTGCAGTCACGGGCTTCGACTTCCATGGAGGATACTCTCACGCTGT GTAA
- the xpc gene encoding DNA repair protein complementing XP-C cells isoform X1 yields MAKRGGCAETEAYTKKLKQVLKAKSSGAKARTKKKDAANGHTEEQEKLERKVKPKPRGATKRASGNTSSTTSTTAPAVKTSKYFQSPVKEEETESEDDFDMVNSAAPAVTVNAKRTEREEEEEEEEDSEEDEDDWEEVEELSGPLGPVEPPEPVLPSQPLEIEIETPEIRKKQKRQAEFEMYLRRMMNRYKKDVLIDTHKVHLMCLIASGMFRSRLCSEPDLLAITLSLLPPHFSMVAKQRIDQNYLSGLLKWFRATFTLNPSLPCEERPDPRALLERRLASLSLRNHQEMTHLFLLVLRSLQLFCRLVLSLQPIPLKPPSAKGKGTRTSTGAPGKSNTSQQTSKTTSPEPKVSTGTKRPAGEGKINGDRGGKKAKTKDIKEETAKEKEKGKVITSGGQRPKNSKRRSVASKVSYKEESDSEAEKEEEGLSDEEDFQATSEEDSEDPERGAKSTKGKKKKSKAKVTNGKNTAAPKRRSGGGKKQVKDEEGKEWEEEEEDDEEEGEGTTGNRTKRRSGKKKDGPGADEWLEVYLEKTSSWVCVHVEHGVEMPHLCSQNATAPVTYVVSVDGDGFVKDLGRKYDPTWLTSSRKRRVDEDWWEETLEPFLGPEDERDRKEDKELQNKLLNKPLPISIVEYKNHLLYALKRHLLKYEAIYPSTATVLGYCRGELVYSRDCVHTLHSRDTWLKEARTVRLGEEPYKMVKGFSNRSRKARMATEQKDANDLALFGKWQTEEYQPPIAVDGKVPRNDYGNVYLFRPCMLPVGCVHLKLPNLHRVARKLNIDAAPAVTGFDFHGGYSHAVTDGYIVCEEHEEILRAAWGEEQQIQKQKEKEKKEKRVISNWTLLVKGLLIRERLKQRYGKKNQGLGGLAHGEETGGLSSDEEVVEGGSPLAMTASETLAMSWPQNRQAEEEGGSISGLKKTKTTKREKRGQEKHLFPFEKV; encoded by the exons ATGGCAAAGCGGGGAGGGTGTGCAGAGACAGAGGCCTATACAAAGAAACTGAAGCAGGTGCTGAAGGCAAAGAGCAGCGGAGCAAAAGCGAGAACGAAGAAGAAAGATGCAG CTAATGGCCACACAGAGGAACAGGAGAAGCTCGAGAGGAAGGTCAAACCCAAACCACGGGGCGCCACAAAACGAGCATCAGGGAACACCTCATCCACCACATCCACAACTGCCCCAGCCGTCAAAACCAGTAAATACTTCCAGTCGccagtgaaggaggaggagactgAGAGTGAAGATGACTTTGACATGGTGAACTCAGCAGCACCTGCGGTTACGGTGAACGCcaagagaacagagagagaagaagaagaggaggaggaggaggacagtgAGGAAGACGAGGATGATTGGGAGGAAGTGGAAG AGCTTTCTGGGCCGCTGGGTCCAGTTGAACCACCAGAACCTGTCCTGCCCTCTCAGCCGCTTGAGATAGAGATCGAGACTCCAGAAATCAGGAAAAA GCAAaagaggcaggcagagtttgAAATGTATCTGAGGCGGATGATGAACCGATACAAGAAGGACGTGCTGATAGACACACACAAG GTCCACCTGATGTGTCTGATAGCCAGTGGGATGTTCCGCAGCCGCCTGTGCAGTGAACCAGACCTGCTGGCCATCACTCTGTCGCTGCTGCCCCCCCACTTCAGCATGGTCGCCAAGCAACGCATCGACCAAAACTACCTCTCTGGACTGCTTAAATG GTTTAGAGCAACGTTCACCCTCAACCCCAGTCTTCCCTGTGAGGAGCGTCCGGACCCCCGGGCTCTGCTGGAGAGGAGGCTGGCCAGCTTGTCGCTCAGAAACCACCAGGAGATGACTCAT CTGTTCCTGTTGGTCCTGAGGTCTCTGCAGCTCTTCTGCCGATTGGTTCTTTCTTTGCAGCCGATTCCTCTCAAACCCCCATCTGCCAAG GGCAAAGGGACTAGAACATCTACCGGTGCCCCAGGAAAAAGCAACACAAGCCAGCAAACCTCCAAGACTACCTCCCCTGAGCCAAAGGTCTCTACTGGCACCAAGAGACCAGCTGGAGAGGGGAAGATAaatggagacagaggaggaaagaaagcAAAGACAAAAGACATAAAAGAGGAGACTGcgaaggaaaaggaaaaggggAAGGTTATAACATCAGGAGGGCAAAGGCCAAAGAACTCTAAACGCCGCAGCGTCGCCTCAAAAGTCAGCTACAAGGAAGAAAGTGACAGTGAAgcagaaaaagaggaggaggggctTAGTGATGAGGAGGATTTTCAGGCGACCAGTGAGGAAGACAGTGAGGATCCAGAGAGAGGGGCTAAATCCACCAaggggaaaaagaagaagagcaaAGCCAAAGTGACCAACGGCAAGAACACTGCAGCTCCGAAGAGAAGGAGTGGTGGAGGGAAAAAACAGGTAAAAGACGAGGAGGGCAAAGagtgggaggaagaggaggaagatgatgaagaagaaggagaaggaacGACAGGCAACAGAACAAAGCGAAGGAGTGGAAAAAAGAAGGACGGGCCTGGAGCGGACGAGTGGTTGGAGGTGTATCTGGAGAAAACTTCCTCCTGGGTTTGCGTACATGTGGAACATGGTGTCGAGATGCCTCACCTCTGCTCCCAGAATGCAACAGCACCGGTGACGTACGTGGTGTCGGTGGACGGGGACGGCTTTGTGAAGGACCTGGGGAGGAAGTACGACCCCACCTGGTTGACATCGTCCAGGAAGAGACGAGTGGATGAAGATTGGTGGGAGGAAACGCTCGAGCCGTTTCTGGGACCTGAGGACGAGAGGGACAGAAAAGAGGACAAGgag CTCCAGAACAAGCTGCTGAACAAACCCCTGCCGATCTCAATAGTGGAGTATAAGAACCACCTGCTGTACGCCTTAAAGAGACACCTTCTGAAATATGAAGCTATCTACCCTTCAACAGCCACTGTACTGGGATACTGCAGGGGAGAGCTGGTGTACTCCAG GGATTGTGTGCACACGCTCCACTCCAGAGACACTTGGCTCAAAGAGGCGCGGACTGTCAGGCTAGGAGAGGAGCCATATAAG ATGGTGAAGGGTTTCTCTAATCGTTCCCGTAAAGCCAGGATGGCTACTGAGCAGAAGGATGCGAATGACCTGGCTCTGTTTGGAAAATGGCAGACTGAAGAGTACCAGCCTCCTATAGCTGTGGATGGGAAG GTTCCCCGTAACGACTACGGTAACGTCTACCTGTTTAGGCCCTGTATGTTACCGGTGGGCTGTGTTCACCTCAAGCTGCCCAACCTGCACCGCGTGGCAAGGAAGCTGAACATAGACGCAGCCCCTGCAGTCACGGGCTTCGACTTCCATGGAGGATACTCTCACGCTGT gacTGATGGTTACATTGTGTGTGAGGAGCATGAGGAGATTCTCAGAGCGGCCTGGGGGGAAGAACAACAGATTCAGAaacagaaggagaaagag aaaaaagaaaagagggtgATCTCCAACTGGACTTTGCTGGTTAAGGGGCTCCTGATCAGAGAAAGACTTAAACAGCGATACGGAAAGAAGAACCAGGGACTGGGGGGCCTTGCTCACGGAGAGGAGACCGGCGGGCTTTCGTCAGATGAGGAAGTGGTTGAGGGTGGAAGTCCATTAGCTATGACAGCATCTGAAACTCTGGCCATGTCCTGGCCCCAGAACAGACaagcagaggaggaaggagggagcatCAGCGGACTGAAGAAGACGAAGACAACAAAACGAGAAAAGAGAGGACAAGAGAaacatttgtttccatttgagAAAGTGTGA